From a region of the Odoribacter splanchnicus DSM 20712 genome:
- a CDS encoding precorrin-2 C(20)-methyltransferase → MENTGKIFGISLGPGDPELITLKALKALNAVDVIFCPGTKSGEGRMKSRALDILRQLEVDETKIRLFQVPMSRDRQEALCAYDRVCGEVLELVRSGKSVGITAEGDACFYSSAHYMYGQLAQAGFPVAMIAGVPAFIAAGASVGLHLVKQQERLLVIPGDVIVEELLETIVAKRTLVIMKVPLGEAVLRPFIARHPELHYYYFEQVGTGQEYYSSVREEILGHSFTYFSILVIKPAFSR, encoded by the coding sequence ATGGAAAATACAGGTAAGATTTTTGGAATATCGCTGGGACCGGGAGATCCGGAATTGATTACTTTAAAAGCGTTGAAGGCTTTGAATGCCGTGGATGTTATTTTTTGTCCGGGGACGAAATCCGGCGAAGGGCGGATGAAATCCCGGGCTTTGGATATTCTTCGGCAATTGGAGGTCGATGAAACTAAAATTCGTCTATTTCAGGTGCCGATGTCCCGGGATCGGCAGGAAGCTTTGTGTGCTTATGACCGGGTTTGCGGAGAGGTATTGGAATTGGTCAGATCAGGAAAATCGGTAGGGATTACAGCTGAAGGGGACGCTTGTTTTTATTCTTCTGCTCATTATATGTACGGGCAGCTTGCGCAGGCCGGTTTTCCGGTTGCGATGATCGCCGGTGTACCTGCTTTTATTGCTGCCGGGGCATCTGTCGGATTGCATTTGGTAAAACAGCAGGAACGATTGTTGGTGATTCCCGGGGATGTGATTGTCGAAGAACTGCTGGAAACTATAGTTGCCAAGCGTACACTCGTTATCATGAAAGTTCCTTTGGGCGAGGCGGTATTGCGTCCTTTTATAGCCCGGCATCCTGAATTACACTATTATTATTTCGAACAAGTGGGAACAGGACAGGAATATTATTCTTCTGTGCGGGAAGAAATATTGGGGCATTCGTTTACCTATTTTTCTATTTTAGTGATAAAACCGGCTTTCTCCCGTTGA
- a CDS encoding DUF4369 domain-containing protein has translation MRYIVIILWIACLGACNPDVKQKVTVNGKLTNYKGNKIYFEISGRDSLVKAELDSAGRFSACLELDEGTYVRLMNGKAAFPLYLAPGMKLRVEMDAAKIKNGEYGSVVFPEGINKETRMMIHYYENQWFPSTEELFIYTPAEFRELLDTIVGYNDGLIEDFLKADSSGYDRDFADLFKLQVKVPLAVSYFYYPVYHALLNPQDQSEIPEDFNIFDEILPKNDSMIYNKVYRYKTYEISYWNEKIAQELKDFSGEPAQYFNVWFDKLSALHLCPQIAGDVAHSFIMRHAKEMTPEVKEIVRSRSKGVLISSSQQIEDF, from the coding sequence ATGAGATATATAGTCATTATTTTATGGATTGCATGTCTTGGGGCATGCAATCCGGATGTAAAGCAAAAGGTTACGGTAAACGGTAAGCTGACAAATTACAAGGGAAATAAAATATATTTTGAGATTTCCGGCCGGGATTCTTTAGTTAAAGCGGAGCTTGATTCGGCCGGCAGATTTTCTGCATGTTTGGAGTTGGATGAAGGGACTTATGTGCGCCTGATGAATGGGAAAGCCGCTTTTCCTTTGTATCTGGCACCCGGCATGAAACTCAGGGTTGAAATGGATGCAGCCAAAATAAAAAATGGCGAATATGGGTCGGTTGTATTTCCTGAAGGCATCAATAAAGAGACTCGCATGATGATACATTATTACGAGAATCAATGGTTCCCCTCTACGGAAGAGTTATTTATCTATACTCCGGCTGAATTTAGAGAGTTGCTGGATACGATTGTCGGCTATAATGATGGATTGATTGAAGATTTTTTGAAAGCTGATTCATCCGGTTATGACCGGGATTTTGCAGATTTGTTCAAACTGCAGGTGAAAGTACCTTTGGCTGTATCCTATTTCTATTATCCGGTGTATCATGCTTTGCTGAATCCCCAGGATCAGAGTGAAATTCCCGAAGACTTTAATATCTTCGATGAGATATTACCCAAGAATGACTCTATGATTTATAATAAGGTCTATCGTTACAAAACGTACGAAATTTCCTATTGGAATGAGAAAATCGCTCAGGAATTGAAAGACTTTTCCGGGGAACCGGCTCAGTATTTCAATGTATGGTTCGATAAACTTTCGGCTTTACATCTTTGTCCCCAGATTGCGGGTGATGTGGCTCATTCCTTTATTATGCGGCATGCCAAAGAAATGACTCCTGAAGTCAAAGAGATCGTCAGAAGTCGCAGTAAGGGGGTACTTATTTCCTCCAGCCAGCAAATAGAAGATTTTTGA
- a CDS encoding DUF4857 domain-containing protein, protein MARYSKIFFVFIILVLSLWLIPWFYHFMTAQPIRNPFTLYSCIIDDFACLDYSENKGVQYKDRNGHLYSDRQFDSILPFFYYHQLASDGRLPDSLNGIKLTPQKIGLTNFIFRQSASDINKTVPRLYPLLEAMSGRVDLQMPGDVFRLNDRIEFIDMATNTILEKKSEIFTQAMKKKDFRFPVRCIGGNPTVKKEYDEGYFLTDSDHRLFHLKQLRGRPYFRPIPLPKGIEITHIFVKEYPNRKFYALLTDQENNLWALSNPDYQLYPLPIGKYDPRQDDIQIIGDLFNWTVSIDKKDGEHIFALDATDYSLVDTLTYPQQSSMASKIGHYFFPAELSFASYDDQYVYPRLGNYSVKALWVPILLILLFLGKYYKKKTVH, encoded by the coding sequence ATGGCACGCTATAGCAAAATATTTTTCGTTTTTATCATCCTTGTCTTATCCCTTTGGCTCATTCCCTGGTTTTACCATTTCATGACCGCCCAGCCAATACGCAATCCTTTCACTCTATACAGCTGCATCATCGATGATTTTGCCTGTCTCGACTACAGTGAAAACAAAGGGGTACAATACAAAGACCGGAACGGACATCTTTATTCCGATCGTCAGTTCGACAGCATATTGCCTTTCTTTTATTACCATCAGCTCGCTTCCGACGGCCGCCTGCCGGACAGCCTGAACGGAATAAAACTAACTCCGCAAAAAATAGGATTGACCAATTTCATTTTCAGACAATCCGCTTCGGACATAAATAAAACGGTTCCCCGCTTGTATCCGCTATTGGAAGCGATGTCCGGACGGGTAGACCTGCAAATGCCGGGAGACGTATTCCGGCTAAACGACCGGATCGAATTTATAGATATGGCAACCAACACCATACTGGAAAAGAAAAGTGAAATCTTTACCCAGGCAATGAAAAAGAAAGACTTTCGTTTTCCGGTCCGGTGTATCGGAGGCAATCCCACTGTGAAAAAGGAGTACGATGAAGGATATTTTCTAACCGATTCGGATCACCGGCTTTTTCATCTGAAACAATTGCGCGGACGTCCTTATTTTCGTCCGATCCCCTTACCCAAGGGAATCGAAATCACACATATTTTCGTAAAAGAATATCCGAACCGTAAATTTTATGCCCTACTGACAGATCAGGAAAATAATCTTTGGGCATTATCCAATCCGGATTATCAGCTATATCCCCTACCGATAGGAAAATACGATCCCCGGCAGGACGATATACAAATTATCGGAGATCTTTTCAACTGGACCGTCAGCATCGACAAAAAAGACGGAGAACATATTTTCGCTCTCGACGCAACGGATTATTCTTTGGTCGATACCCTGACTTATCCGCAACAAAGCAGCATGGCCTCAAAAATCGGACATTACTTTTTCCCGGCAGAGCTGTCTTTTGCCTCGTATGACGACCAATATGTCTATCCCCGGTTAGGAAACTATTCGGTCAAAGCCCTTTGGGTACCTATTCTGCTTATCCTGCTATTCTTAGGCAAGTACTATAAGAAAAAAACAGTTCATTGA
- a CDS encoding RagB/SusD family nutrient uptake outer membrane protein — MKNLKMRIMLMLLGVCFSCNSYLDLKPYGETIPKTPEEFSALLHSILNDIDYGTDRIIIGNSRSVLDYESYADNLDASLTIYPEGGQLDLYVAPRLNGYQNVYRELYEKIRNCNLIIENMKDQDTELGKDILATSYALRGVCYYNLLRWFCEPYDKAMAKTQLGIPLVSNFDMEALTDRSSMEKTVEFIRDDLKRAIGFNMKKDIYRFKTEVAKAYLAKLYFWAQDWENVIPLAEELLKDFPLLQGDDYVKMIQDKATTQSNVFIRSYVFQGADNSETQVSSAIPYRPVNKSFIDLFTEKEADIRYALSFNKKREETKVLRGRVRCAEMVLMLAESYAQLSDTENALKYLNLLRSHRITPYIPYTLENLPEVNPDALIRVDATGKPLTRLMAAIMNERQKELFMEGDRWFELKRNGRPEFWVAKDGQKYVCQKFMYTAPIHRNDLELVPGMQQNPGYE; from the coding sequence ATGAAAAATCTGAAAATGAGAATAATGCTGATGCTATTGGGGGTATGTTTCTCCTGTAATAGTTATCTGGACCTTAAACCGTACGGAGAGACAATCCCGAAGACTCCGGAGGAATTTTCGGCCTTGTTGCATAGCATCTTGAATGACATAGACTACGGTACAGACCGGATTATCATTGGGAATAGCCGTTCTGTACTGGATTATGAGAGTTATGCCGATAATCTGGATGCCAGCTTGACTATTTATCCTGAAGGTGGCCAGTTGGATTTGTATGTAGCTCCTCGTTTGAACGGTTACCAGAATGTATATCGGGAACTCTATGAGAAAATACGGAATTGTAATCTGATTATCGAAAATATGAAAGATCAGGATACGGAACTCGGTAAGGATATTCTGGCAACTTCTTATGCATTGAGAGGGGTATGTTATTATAATCTTTTACGATGGTTTTGTGAACCTTATGATAAAGCAATGGCAAAGACCCAGTTGGGTATTCCTCTGGTCAGTAATTTTGACATGGAAGCACTGACGGACCGTTCCTCTATGGAAAAGACGGTGGAATTTATCCGGGATGACTTGAAGAGGGCCATTGGTTTCAATATGAAAAAGGATATCTACCGGTTTAAGACAGAAGTGGCTAAAGCCTATCTGGCAAAACTATATTTCTGGGCACAGGATTGGGAAAATGTGATTCCTTTGGCTGAAGAGTTATTAAAGGATTTTCCACTGCTTCAGGGTGACGATTATGTGAAGATGATACAAGATAAAGCGACTACCCAATCGAATGTTTTCATTCGTTCTTATGTTTTTCAGGGAGCGGATAATAGTGAGACTCAGGTAAGTTCTGCAATCCCTTATCGTCCTGTAAATAAGTCTTTTATCGATTTGTTTACCGAGAAAGAAGCTGATATTCGCTATGCCCTTTCATTTAATAAAAAGCGGGAAGAGACAAAAGTATTACGCGGACGGGTAAGGTGTGCCGAAATGGTGTTGATGCTGGCGGAATCTTATGCTCAGCTTTCGGATACAGAAAATGCCCTGAAATATTTGAATCTGTTACGATCTCACCGCATCACTCCCTATATCCCGTATACGCTGGAAAATCTGCCGGAAGTGAATCCGGACGCTTTGATCCGGGTTGATGCGACCGGAAAACCTCTTACCAGACTGATGGCTGCTATTATGAATGAAAGACAGAAAGAGTTGTTTATGGAAGGTGATCGTTGGTTTGAGTTAAAGCGGAATGGACGTCCTGAATTTTGGGTTGCAAAAGACGGACAAAAATATGTGTGTCAGAAGTTTATGTATACAGCTCCCATACATCGGAATGACCTGGAGTTGGTTCCGGGTATGCAACAGAATCCGGGTTATGAATAA
- a CDS encoding ABC transporter ATP-binding protein: MQDNIIECQNLTHYYGKRLIYENLSFQVPRGRILGLLGKNGTGKTTTINILSGYLQPHSGECRIFGENIRNMNPQTRQRMALLIEGHVQYTFMTIKEIERFYSAFFPAWNKDAYYELMHKLKVAPGQKISRMSCGQRSQVALGLILAQNAELLVLDDFSLGLDPGYRRLFIEYLKEYAKAESKTIFLTSHIIQDMERLIDDCIIMDYGKILIQKPVNDLLNTFTRYRFTTGSGEVQLPADSQLYNTSVIRGHAETYSFQDMEYVKQWLEQNGIPHTSLSAEKMNLEDVFIGLTGKY; encoded by the coding sequence ATGCAGGATAATATCATAGAATGCCAAAACCTGACTCACTACTATGGGAAACGGCTGATATACGAAAATTTAAGTTTTCAGGTTCCCCGGGGTCGTATCCTGGGTTTACTGGGTAAGAACGGAACCGGTAAAACCACAACGATCAATATTCTCAGCGGATATTTACAGCCCCATTCCGGAGAATGCCGGATATTCGGGGAAAATATCCGGAACATGAATCCGCAGACCCGGCAGCGGATGGCTTTGCTGATCGAAGGGCACGTACAATACACATTTATGACGATCAAAGAAATCGAACGGTTTTATTCCGCCTTCTTTCCGGCCTGGAATAAAGATGCCTACTACGAACTGATGCACAAACTGAAAGTCGCTCCCGGACAAAAAATCTCACGGATGTCCTGTGGCCAGCGTTCACAGGTAGCTTTAGGACTAATCCTCGCTCAAAATGCAGAATTACTCGTTCTGGACGACTTCTCGCTCGGTTTGGATCCCGGTTATCGCCGGCTGTTTATCGAATACCTGAAAGAATACGCTAAAGCCGAATCGAAAACCATTTTCCTGACTTCCCATATCATCCAGGATATGGAACGTCTGATCGACGATTGTATCATCATGGATTACGGAAAAATTCTGATTCAAAAACCGGTAAACGACTTACTGAACACCTTCACCCGTTACCGCTTTACAACCGGGAGCGGAGAAGTACAATTACCGGCGGATTCCCAACTCTACAATACCTCCGTAATCCGCGGACATGCCGAGACCTATTCTTTTCAGGATATGGAATATGTCAAACAGTGGCTGGAACAAAACGGAATCCCACACACTTCTTTATCCGCTGAAAAAATGAATCTGGAAGACGTTTTTATCGGGTTAACCGGAAAATATTGA